The genomic stretch AGGATTTGCGAGGACGAATCGGTCTTGGAAACGAAGTACTCGTCTTCAATATCGGCTTCATGGGTCTCCGCTTTCGAGGCGTGATTGCAAGTGCAAATCAGGCTTACGAAGGCATATTGTCTAAACGCGGCCTCGACAGATTGAATGCCGAAGGTCAGCAGGATGACCGAGAGTAAGCCCTTTTTTAACATCGCGATAGAGACTCTTTGTCGAGAGTCGAATTCCGAAGAATTTCGGTCAACGAGAATCCCATGTCTCCTTCTCAAATCCGAGAAGACATTTCTCAATCTAAAAATCTTTCTTTGAACTCGATTTCTCTCATACAGTCGTTAAGCGAAATGTTTACGCATCGAGATCGTAAAAACGGGAGATATTACAATCGAGAATTAACTTTTTTACTTTTAAAAAAAGGGGCCTATGCATCCTTACACCTCGCTATGAGTATTCGTACGAGAGTTTCCGTCTATGTCTCCTTGGTTTTGATCGCGGGTTTTTCCCTTTTAACCGTAATCAATTCGATTTCCTCCTATAGAAATCTTCGAAGTGAAATAGAGCGCAATTCCGAAGTCACTGCGGAACGCTGGGCATTGGAAGTAAAGGACATGCTTGACGTAGGTTTGGGGATGATCCGTGGATTTCGGTGGCCTTTGATCTATTCAACTCCGGAAAGAAGCCAGGTCGTCAGCGCGATTCGAGGAATGTTAGGACGGAATAAAAATTGGTTCGGAATGTGGCTGATTTACGAGCCCAACGCTTTTGACGGGAAAGATGCGCAATTTCGAAACACCGTCGGCCATGATGCTAGCGGAAGATTCGTACCTTATGTCGGTCGATCAAAGGGTGTGAATGTCTTGGATTTGGAACCTAGCGTGAATTATGACACTAACGATGAAAAAGCAGAATATTATAATATTCCAAAAAGAACTAATGAGATGGCGGTGATCGATCCCTACGTTTATCCGGTTGCCGGCAAGGATGTCTGGATGATATCGCTTGTTGCTCCGATCAGCCTGGAAGCAAACTTCTACGGAGTAGCGGGCATCGATATCGCTTTGGACCAGCTTCAGGCTTTTTTTAAAGATATAAAGCCCTTCCGCGGACAAGGATATATTTCCTTAATTTCACCTAAGGGATTGTATGCGGCTCATAGTTTACATCCGGAGCTTCTGGGTAAACAACTTCCGAATTCGGAAGAATTGGATTTAGTCCTTCGGACAAAGGAACAAGCTAAGAGATTTTCTTTCGAATCCGAGGATCATTTACATTATTATCTTCCTTTCCGACTGGGAAGAGACACGAGACATTGGGTCGTAAAGATCAGTATTCCTATGTCGATTTTTTGGGAAGATTTAAGCAAAGTCATTTTGGAGAGCATAGTGAGTTCGGCTTTGATCCTGATCACCGTGTTGATAGTTTTAAACGTCATTTTTAAGAGATTGATCACTTCGGGGCTTTTGCAAGCGATCGGATTTTCCCAGGAGATTGCGAAGGGAAATCTTACGGTGCACTCCGATTACGATAGGGATGACGAGATCGGAAAAGTTTTAGGGGCAATGGCACAAATGAGGGACGGTCTTCGTAAAATAGTGGCGGAAATCAGTTCTACTGCGGTGAAAATCTCTAAGACTTCGGACGAGATGAATTTTTCCTCGAGTCATTTTTCGGACGTCGCACAAACTCAAGCTTCCGCAGCGGAAGAATCATCGGCAGCCGTCGAAGAGCTTGCCTCTTCCGCGGAGAACGTGGGAAAATCCATGGAAAGAGCGGTCTCTAATATGAAGGAGATCGACGGTAACGTGGTCCTGTTACGCGAACAGATCGCCAGTATTAATCAGGAAATGCAAGGATTGGCCGGTCTAGCGACGCAATCGAAGGAAGAAGCATCGAGTGGAGAAAACGCGATGAGCTCCTCCATGAGAGCGATGGCCGGGATCCGGGATTCTGCTTCACGCATTACGGAAATCTTATCGATTATCACGGATATTTCCGAAAAGACGAATCTCTTGGCTCTGAACGCCGCAATCGAAGCGGCTCGCGCTGGGGATGCGGGTAAGGGTTTTGCGGTCGTCGCGGAGGAGATCGGAAAGCTTGCGACCAAGACGTCGGTATCGGTGCAAGAAATAGGCAATTTAGTGAATTCGACCAACGAAGCGGTCGCGAACGGAAACGCTAAGGTGGGAGAAGCCTCCGAGGTCTTAAAACGCTTGAAAGTACGAGTCGAAGAGTTTGATCGGACGGCAAAGAGCGTTCTTGTTTCGGTAAAAACGCAAGAGAATAATACCGTCGAGATTCGGCAGAGTGCCTCCAGTCTGATGAATTTTAGCATGCAAATCGAAGAGGCAGTGCTCGAACAAAAAAGGGCAACCGACGAGATTACTAAAACGATTCTTAGTATTTCGGAAGGAACGCAGGAAATAGCGGCCGGTGCCGATCAAGTGACCGGATACTCCGGGGAGATGCGAGGACAGGCTTCGCACTTAAGCTCCTTAGTGGGCCGGTTTCGGACCGAATAAAATCCGCGCTCGATCGAAAGAGTTTAAATTATTGTAATCAATTATAATTTAAACTCTTTCCTATGATTATACGACGGGCGCCTGTTTTCCGGTGGTTATTGCGATCCGATTCCATGAATTTATCGTGTTTATTAACATGATCAGGGCCACGAATTCTTTTTCGTCGAAATAGGCTCTTGCATTTTCGTATACGCGGTCCGGCAATCCTTCTTGAGAAATTTTCGTTACGTATTCCGTAATCTCTAAAGCGGCTCTTTCCTTTTCGGTATAGTAAGGGGATTCCCTCCAAGCGTTGAGTAAATAGATTCTTTTTTCCTCCTCGCCGGCCGATCGAGCGTCCTTGGTATGCATGTGAAGACAAAATGCGCAGCCGTTTATTTGCGAAGCCCGGATTTTAATCAGTTCACGTAGATTGGAATCGATTCCTCCCGATTTAGTGAATTCCTCCAAGGACAACATCGCTTGCAATGCAGCCGGATACGCTTTTGCGTAATCGAATCTAAGATTCATAGTTATTCTCCTTCTTTATAAGAAAGACGTCGATACGAACATACTGTGACAGTCCTCGTATAAAAATTCGAATGCAGAACGGTTCTAGTTGGAACCGCAAGGGCCATCGCTTTGGCAATTTCCGGAATCTCTTTGCGGTTCCGGTTTTTACCTTTAGGAATGATTTTATTTCTTAGAGATTTCCTCCTTGAAGGAATCGGAATCTCTGGCCTTTTCTATCTTTCGTAAAAAAATCGTCGGAAATTCCCAGTAAAAAATCTCGCATCGATCAAGAGATCTATCGAAGTCCAAAGCCAAGATCGAGTGAAATTTCAAAGACACTGAAGATCGCAATAAACTTTATATAGGATCTATGTGAAAATCTGACTGGATCTATAAAATAAATTTTGTACGAAAAAAAAATCGAGCGAGGCATCACGAGAATCCGGTTGGATCCGAAGTCAGATGCGCATTCCGAAATCATTCGGCGAAAATAAGAGGTTGGTAGTAGTACGTAGATTCGTGGAATCTTTATAAGTAGTTTTACGTACATTAGGAATATTTTATTCTTTTTTGAATTCCATTCCTGCAAATGTTATAAAAAAATAATTGCCTTATTTCTATTTTGTTCTATAGGGATTCGTATGAAGCTAAACAGTCGTCTTCTTACTTTAATTATTCCTTTTCTTCTGCTACTATCTTCGTGCAAGAAAGGAGGGGGGAACTCCGATCAAAATATGATGCTGTTCCTACTTCTTTATAATTTATCGGTCGCAGATTTTAATCCGGTGTTAGGGTTTCCCGGTACAGTCAATACCGTAACTAGTACGGGATCGTTTACTGCCGCTAGCTCCAATTATGCGGTCAGCGTGGATTCGGTCAACGCGACCGGAGTGACTGTTTTGGACGTCAACACTTTGCAATTCATAATGCCGAACTTGTCTAAGTATTCGGAAAATACGACGGTGAATATTACCGTCCGGAGCCAAGGAGCCGTAGTGCTTTCAAAAACGATTCGCTATCGGCCGACGCCTGCGATTTCTTTGAATGTTCCGAATGCATTTAATCGACCGATAAGCGCACAGGACCCGAGCAGCTTCTTTGCGGTTACGATCGGTAGTGCCGTTCCGCATATTTTCAACGTATTCGGTTATCCCTCGACCGATTTAGATCTATATTATTATTCTTCTCCTACTTCTCCAGCGACGACTATTGCATCTAGCCAAATGACGGACTCGGAATTCGCGAGAGTGAATATGGCCGCAGGTACGTATATTTTGCAGGTCAAATTCGTCTCAGGATTCAATACATTTTATAAAACTAATATTGCGAACGGAACGATTACCGCAGCGACTAATTCGAACGAGATCGACGATTATCGTAGGTGTTATGATTTTATGGCGACCGGAACTAGTCAGGGAACGGGATGCGCCGACGTAAACGCGGCTCATCTTGCTGATAGAACGGGAAGATGTACGTTCCCGACAAGTCAGGGAATTTCTACTCGTAGTTATTATAGTTTCGGTTTGTACGGATTTGACCCGTCATACGCGCAGACTACCTGTACACAGCCTGGTTATAGTTCTCCGAATCCGGATAAAGCGATTTTTGAATCCATGTGATTGTCGATTCTTGATGGAGAATTTCCGAATATTATTGTGTTCTACTTATCTGACACTTGGCTTCGGAACGGAATGCATGAAAGATATTCCGGGCGGGAATTTTCGAGCGGTTGTGCTTTTCGGTAGCTTTCTCTTTGTTTGTGTCCTGGCAGTAGGTATATTTTATCTTCTAAAGATTCAAAGTGATGCCCACGGCCTTTTTTAAAATGTCTCCTTGCCCCTTCAGAAGAGAAACTTCTTTCTCTAAAGCTTGAATCCTCCTGCCTGCTGCAATTTTGAGATCTTCATTGTCGGGAAATTCAAGAGCAAATTTCTTCTTCCAGTGACTTATAATGCCAGAAACAAGGCCAAGTTCTGAACATAATACCTTTGACTCCTTCCTTTTCAAATTCTTGGGAAACTGTTTATCGTAACCCCGCTTACTTTAAAGTTGCCTATCTCGATGTCCGTTTATCTGAGGATGGGTCATTTTGAAAATTCGCTTGATAGAAGCATAGTTTCTTATAAAAAAGTCAAATGGAGTCACAGCACAGAAAGCGCATAACGCTAATTTCCCTTGTGCTACTATTTTTTATTTATAAAACCTACGAACCAGCATATTAAACCATCACGAAAATTAAAGATTTAAATCGCTATCAATAAAGAAGGTGTTATATGATATTAAAATCTCCGATTGCAATAGATTTGGGAGCAAAGAATACGGGAATAGTATACACAACATACCAACCAAATGCTCTTCCTACAGAAATTCATGGCGCGACTATAATTTCGGATAATTTAAAGTTATCTCAAGTGGACAGGAGAGCAAAACGTCATCAGAGAAGAAATTACACACGGATGAAATTGGCTCGCAGATTAGTATATTTGATCATAAGATATCATTATAGAATTCCTGAACAAGATTTGACCCCTGAAGTAAAAACATCATTACAGTCGCTCCTGACAAGAAGGGGCTACACTTTTCAATCCATCGAAACAGAAGGAAATGAACTCGGACAAGCTCCTTGGGGAGAAATAGAGGATTATTTTCCGAATGTTCAAGATTATGAAAAATCTCTGCCGATTCAAACCGTATTATATCATTTTTTCTCCTCAGAAAATCTGGAGCTTAATAAGCTTGTCCCTTCTAAAGAACCTGAGACGAAAGAGGATAAAAATATACTGAAGTATATTAGAGAACAGAAGGAAGCATTCGAATCTGAGCAAAACAATGGCGCAAGACACAGACTAAAGTATTTCGAGGAGATAAAAGAAGATTTTCCGCGAAAAATAAAATTAATGGAGTGTTTACAAAAGAACAAAATAGAAGAAAAGAAATTTCTAAATCTAATTCAAAATATATCTAATCTACAAATAAAACCACTTCGAGCATATTTTAATGATAAAGATATGAAGGAAAAAGAAATATGGGAACCTAGAAGATTACACACCTATATTGCAAGATGGATTCGATCTTGGCACATAGATCCGAAAAATAGTTCAAAGCGTCTTATTAGACAAAAATTACTCTCGCAACTTGAAAATGGAAAGTTAAAAATAATTCGAGATACATCAATCTACTCCCCCTCTAAAGATATTATAAGCTTCCTAGAGGAAATAGACCCTAAGGATACAATTCCACCGTACGAAGATCAAAACAACAGACACCCTCCACGTTGCCAAAATTTATGGTTAGACGGCAAAATCTTAGACAGATACTTTCCAGGCTGGGAGCAATCCCTATGGAAGTTGATAAGAAATGAAAAGAACAATCCTTTTGAACAGTTGATCACAAAAGACTTTCGAACCGACGACACAATTAGCGAGGGCAAATCTCTTTCTGAACAGATACAAATTTATGAACGTTCACATTCCAATATAAAATTAGATGTTCGCGCCGTTATACTCCAACGATTTCTAGATCGGTCGTAAGCGCTCAATTAAACCCATCCCATCGATTTTGAAAAAAGACTTTCAAAATCTTGTGTTAAATGGGAGGCAGGCACCCCTTCGAAAAGAGTACGAAGGACGGCATAGGGATCTTTTTTGTTAGCGATAGCGGTTTGAACGATAGAAAAAAAGAAAGTGCTGGCCTCAGCTCCGTCAGGGCTGCCTGAGAATAGCCAATTCTTTCGTCCGATTACGAAGGGTCGAATTCCATTTTCGACAAGATTGTTATCGATATAAAATTCTCCATGAGAAAGATAAATCGTCAATCGCTCCCATTCGTTTAAGGTATAACGAATTGCCTCGCCGATCGGACTCTTTGGAAGGACTTGAGAATAGGCGCTGTCTAAGAATGTTTTTAAATCATCCAAAATAGGTTTTGATTTTTCTTCCCTGATTTTTTGAATCTTTGAAAATAAACATAGAGAGTGAAGTTTTTGTTTTCGAATTTCTTTTTCGACCGCGTAGACTTCCCTGAGTCTTAAGATGACATAGCCTGCAATACGATCTTCTTCCGACTGCCAGACCGAGTAAAATTTCCTTCTCGCGTGCGCGAAGCATCCTCCATGAAGCACTCCTTTCCAATTTCTAAAATTGGAATCATAGCTACTAAAAGCGTCGGTCTGAATACAACCCTGGTATCGATTCAAGAATTTCGGGATGAACTCCGCAGACCTTGTTTCTCTATAAAGATAAAGTAATACCGGTTTATCCGGATGACCTCCTCGAAACAGCCACATATACGACTTAGTCGTATTGGATCTGTTCGGTTCTTTCATTACTTGAAGCGTAGTTTCGTCTATCCCGATCAAAGATCCTTCGAGTAACTGTTGTTTTAAAATAGAAACGAATGGCTTGCACTTCTCATACACTTGTTTTGTCCAATTGCACATCGTTGAACGGGGCAATTCCAGACCCATTCTACGAAATATCTTCTCCATTCTGTAAAATGGAAGATGATCTACGAATTTACTCGTTAAGAGATACGCTACAAGCCCCGGCGTTGCAATACTTTGCGGTAGTAACTGCGGAGGAAGAGGGGCCGTCTTTATTACGCTTCCCGCTTCGTTTCTTTCGTCTCCATTACAATGTTTGCATGCGTATTTGTATCGGATGTGTTTTACAACAAATACCTTCTGAGGAATGATATCCAGCTTCTCGGATGTCTCTTCTCCGATCCGGCTAAGTTCTTGCCCGCAGTTACAGATCTTCTCCGATTCAGGGATATCATGAATGATTTCCTCTCTCGGTATATGATCCGGGATCGGCTTTCTACCAGGTTTTTTGCGAGTATGAGAATGGATTTCGACTTTCTCGTCCGCATGTCCATTGTATAACCCGGGAGAATCGTTTTGTGATTCTTCTATTTCGTTGAACAATTTTCCCTGTAGGATTTCGCTCGGGTCTATCTTCTCCGATTTGCTTCCATACAATTCTTTGCGATAGCCGAGAACGAGATTCTCCAAAGAACTAATCTTAGAACGAAGAGACGCATTATCTTTCTGTATATTATGCAATAATACTTTAAGCTCTTCGTTTTCCGCTAAAAGTTCCTCTCTAGACACTCTGCTTTTATATTTCTTGTCCTGCTTTCTTCAAGAACTTTTTATCGAAGGCCGGATACATCCATTAATCGATGCTCTTTTCTAAAATCTATACCCTTCAGTAGCCAGGATACTTCACGCCAACTTAAGTCCAACGCCGATTCCTCCGATTCAGGCCACGGAAACTTTCCCTTTTCGAGCCGCTTCTGCCATATGCAAAAGCCGTTTCCGTCCCAATACAGACATTTCAATCGATCTCGGCTCTTGCCACAGAACAAAAACAGATATTCCGAATACACATCCTTCGACATTTCTTTTTTCACTATAGTACTCAAACCGTTCCACGATTTCCTCATATCTGTCCTTCCCGGTCGGACATATACTCGCAGACTCTTCGGATCTCGAAATATCATTCCTATTTCCCTTGTATCGTTATGTTTATTTCTCCACTCCGGCTTATTTTTATTTCCACACCTTTACTCGCCTCTAAACTTCCTAAGTTTATTGGCACGAGCCTTTTCTCAGAGCCTGCCGTTTTCACTTTCTCTTTGCTATGACGAAGCCAATAACCTAACGTGCTTACGCTGATTCCCGACTCTTCGCAGTAAGCCTTCTGGCTCAAGCCGCTTTCTTGATATTCTGCTATATATTCTTCCCGACTCTTTCTTGCTTTGCTCATCTCATAAGTTTAACACGATTCGATCGATAGCTTACCCTGGGGTTAATTGAGCGCTTACGATCGGTCGGCCAATTTGGATCCTTGGTCCTTACGACTGCAAGGAAAGGCCAAGAAAGAAATCAAAACCACCGAATCACTATCTAAAACCGATCTACAAAAAGCTTCGGATGCATACGAGAAAATTAAAGAGATCCTGAGTGAATCAGATACAGACCAATTTATAAAACTGGCAAACCGTTATTATCTTGAAGTAGCTGATATTAAAAAAGGAATGTGGCTCCCAACGGCCCCTGAAAGAAAGCATAAAGAAATTCCGAAATCAATCGCGCATGAAGAAAATCAAGATATATCTCTTTTTCACAAATGCAACACCAAGACAGGTTCTAAAAAAAAGAATCTCTCAAGTCTCGTTGGAAATGTTTTAAACGTCAAATTTTCTCAAGACGCATTTCAAAATTTCTTAATACTTTGGACTGAAAAGTTTGATGGTCGCTCCTCTCTGAATTCATTGGCAAAATCAATTGAAGAAATTCGATCGATTCAGAATGAGTTTGTAGTAGAATATTCAATATTACTCAAAAAAATCAAAAAAGGAGAAATCGATAAAAAGAACGATGTATATAAAGTATATCAAAACACTATAAAATCATCTGAAAGACTTGAACAAGTCCTAAAAGAAAGGTTAGGGTTTCAAAACGTATCAAAGAGTTACTTTAATAATCCTTATAGTATTG from Leptospira inadai serovar Lyme str. 10 encodes the following:
- the tnpA gene encoding IS66 family insertion sequence element accessory protein TnpA codes for the protein MSKARKSREEYIAEYQESGLSQKAYCEESGISVSTLGYWLRHSKEKVKTAGSEKRLVPINLGSLEASKGVEIKISRSGEINITIQGK
- the tnpC gene encoding IS66 family transposase: MSREELLAENEELKVLLHNIQKDNASLRSKISSLENLVLGYRKELYGSKSEKIDPSEILQGKLFNEIEESQNDSPGLYNGHADEKVEIHSHTRKKPGRKPIPDHIPREEIIHDIPESEKICNCGQELSRIGEETSEKLDIIPQKVFVVKHIRYKYACKHCNGDERNEAGSVIKTAPLPPQLLPQSIATPGLVAYLLTSKFVDHLPFYRMEKIFRRMGLELPRSTMCNWTKQVYEKCKPFVSILKQQLLEGSLIGIDETTLQVMKEPNRSNTTKSYMWLFRGGHPDKPVLLYLYRETRSAEFIPKFLNRYQGCIQTDAFSSYDSNFRNWKGVLHGGCFAHARRKFYSVWQSEEDRIAGYVILRLREVYAVEKEIRKQKLHSLCLFSKIQKIREEKSKPILDDLKTFLDSAYSQVLPKSPIGEAIRYTLNEWERLTIYLSHGEFYIDNNLVENGIRPFVIGRKNWLFSGSPDGAEASTFFFSIVQTAIANKKDPYAVLRTLFEGVPASHLTQDFESLFSKSMGWV
- a CDS encoding carboxymuconolactone decarboxylase family protein, with the translated sequence MNLRFDYAKAYPAALQAMLSLEEFTKSGGIDSNLRELIKIRASQINGCAFCLHMHTKDARSAGEEEKRIYLLNAWRESPYYTEKERAALEITEYVTKISQEGLPDRVYENARAYFDEKEFVALIMLINTINSWNRIAITTGKQAPVV
- a CDS encoding methyl-accepting chemotaxis protein, which gives rise to MSIRTRVSVYVSLVLIAGFSLLTVINSISSYRNLRSEIERNSEVTAERWALEVKDMLDVGLGMIRGFRWPLIYSTPERSQVVSAIRGMLGRNKNWFGMWLIYEPNAFDGKDAQFRNTVGHDASGRFVPYVGRSKGVNVLDLEPSVNYDTNDEKAEYYNIPKRTNEMAVIDPYVYPVAGKDVWMISLVAPISLEANFYGVAGIDIALDQLQAFFKDIKPFRGQGYISLISPKGLYAAHSLHPELLGKQLPNSEELDLVLRTKEQAKRFSFESEDHLHYYLPFRLGRDTRHWVVKISIPMSIFWEDLSKVILESIVSSALILITVLIVLNVIFKRLITSGLLQAIGFSQEIAKGNLTVHSDYDRDDEIGKVLGAMAQMRDGLRKIVAEISSTAVKISKTSDEMNFSSSHFSDVAQTQASAAEESSAAVEELASSAENVGKSMERAVSNMKEIDGNVVLLREQIASINQEMQGLAGLATQSKEEASSGENAMSSSMRAMAGIRDSASRITEILSIITDISEKTNLLALNAAIEAARAGDAGKGFAVVAEEIGKLATKTSVSVQEIGNLVNSTNEAVANGNAKVGEASEVLKRLKVRVEEFDRTAKSVLVSVKTQENNTVEIRQSASSLMNFSMQIEEAVLEQKRATDEITKTILSISEGTQEIAAGADQVTGYSGEMRGQASHLSSLVGRFRTE
- the tnpB gene encoding IS66 family insertion sequence element accessory protein TnpB (TnpB, as the term is used for proteins encoded by IS66 family insertion elements, is considered an accessory protein, since TnpC, encoded by a neighboring gene, is a DDE family transposase.), producing MIFRDPKSLRVYVRPGRTDMRKSWNGLSTIVKKEMSKDVYSEYLFLFCGKSRDRLKCLYWDGNGFCIWQKRLEKGKFPWPESEESALDLSWREVSWLLKGIDFRKEHRLMDVSGLR